AGCGCCTCCTGCACCACGCGGTGCACGGTGGCCTCCAGCGCGGCGGGCAGCGCCCGGACCTCGCCGGTCCGCTCGTACGCCACCTCCAGTCCGCTGCCCCGGACCCGGTCCAGCAGGTCCGCCAGCTCCTCGATCCCGGGCTGCGGCCGCCGCGGCGAGGTGTCGTCCGTGCGCAGCACCCCCAGCATCGTCCGCAGCTGGGTCATCGCGTCCCGGCCGGTCTCCGCGATGGCCTCGAAGGCGGCTTCCGCCCGCTCGGGGGCGCGCCGCACGGCCACCGGGCCGGCCTCCGCCTGCACGATCATGATGCTGACGGCGTGCGAGAGGATGTCGTGCATCTCCCGGGCGATCCGGGCCCGTTCCCGGGCGGCGGCCTGTTCCGCCTCGATCCGGTTCGCCCGCTCCAGTTGCGCCGCGCGGTCCTCGACCGCGGCCGTGTACGCCTGCCGGGTGTGCTGGAGCCGCCCCAGCGCGTAGGCCGCGCCCGAGACGAAGAGGGTGAAGAGCAGTTCGCGCGCCGTCCCGGTGCCCCGGCCCACGGACACGGCGACCGCGAGGACCGTGAGCGCGCCCACCGCCAGCCGGACCCGGGCCGTGCACAGCAGGGCGACCGTGTAGAAGGCGATCAGTCCCGCGTACGGGATCGGCTGCCCCGGCCCGTCGACCGCCAGTTTGTACGCGCCGCCGACCGCCAGGATCGCGACCAGCACGGTGACCGGAGCGCGCCGCCGCCAGATCAGCGGGAGCACGCCGAGCGTGGTCATCGCGTACGAGGCCCAGTCCGCGGGCGGCACCTCGGCCGACCGCGGCACCACGAAGGGCATCGTGACGGCCAGTTGCACCAGCAGCGTCAGCCCGAGGTCCTGCGTGCGCGGATCGGCGCGCCGGATCGCCCGGGTGACGTCCCCCCAGTCCGGTATCACCGGCCGGCGCCGGCCCGTACGGCGGCCAGCGCGTCCACCCGGTTCGTGGTGACCGAGTCCACCCCGGCCGCCAGCATCCTGCGCATGGACCGCTTGGTGTCCGGGGTCCACACCGACACCAGCAGCCCGTCCGCGTGCAGCGCGTCCACCAGCCCGCGCTCCACCAGCCCGAAGCGGTAGTTGAGCCAGGCGGGCGTCACCGCGTCGATCAGCACCCGGCGCGGCGGGTTCAGCGAGGTCCAGGTCAGCGCGATCTCCGCGCCCGGATCGGCGGCCCGGACGGCGAGCATCGTGTTCCCTCCCGCGCAGTAGTACGCGCGGTCGCGCGCCCCGCACTCGCGGACCTGGCCCACCACCGTCCGTACCGCCTCCGGGCTCGCGCCCGGCAGGTCGATCATCACGCGCCCCGCGCCCGTGGCGATCAGCGCCTCCCGCAGGGTCGGCACCCGGCCCTCGGTCAACTCCCGCAGCTGCGGGGCCGTGACGGCGTCGAGCCGTACGTCGTGGCCCCACAGCCGCTGGAGGGTGTCGTCGTGCAACAGCACCGGGACCCCGTCCCGGGTCAGCCGGACGTCGATCTCGACGGCGTCCGCCCCGCGTTCGAACGCGGAGCGGAGCGAGGGAAGGGTGTTCTCACGGACGCGGTAGGGATCGCCGCGGTGGCCGACGGCAGTCAGAGTGCGCATGACCCCCATTCTCCGCGGGCGCCCGGGGTGTCAGGGAGCCAGCCACGCCTCGGTGTACGCGTCGATCTCCGCCGCCAGCTTCGCCTTGCCCGCCGGGTCGAGGAAGGAGGCCTCGACGGCGTTCTTCGCGAGCCGCGCCAGACCGCGTTCGTCCAGCTCCAGCAGGCGCGCGGCCACCGCGTACTCGTTGTTGAGGTCGGAGCCGAACATCGGCGGGTCGTCGCTGTTGATGGTGACGAGCACGCCCGCCGCGACCATCTCCTTGACCGGGTGCGCGTCGAGGTCGGTCACCGCGCGCGTGGCGATGTTGGAGGTCGGGCAGACCTCCAGCGCGATCCGGTGCTCGGCGAGGTACGCGAGCAGTTCCGGGTCCTGGGTGGCGCTGGTGCCGTGCCCGATGCGCTCGGCGCCCAGGTCGCGGATCGCGTCCCAGATGGTGCCGGGACCGGTGGTCTCGCCCGCGTGCGGGACGCTGCGCAGACCGGCCGCGCGCGCCTGGTCGAAGTACGGCTTGAACTGCGGGCGCGGGACGCCGATCTCGGGGCCGCCGAGGCCGAAGGAGACCAGGCCCTCGGGGCGCAGGTCCACGGCGAGCCGGGCGGTCTCGGCCGCGGCTTCCAGCCCGGCCTCGCCGGGGATGTCGAAGCACCAGCGGAGGATGACACCGAGTTCGGCCTCGGCGGCCTTGCGGGCGTCCTCGATGGCCTCCATGAAGGCCTTCTCCTCGATGCCCCGGCGGGTGGAGGAGTAGGGGGTGATGGTCAGTTCGGCGTACCGGATGTTCTGCCGGGCCATGTCGCGGGCGACTTCGTACGTCAGGAGGCGGACGTCGTCCGGGGTGCGGATCAGGTCGACGACCGAGAGGTACACCTCGATGAAGTGCGCGAAATCGGTGAAGGTGAAGTAGTCGGCGAGCGCCTCGGGGTCGGTCGGGACCTTGGAGTCCGGGTGCCGGGCGGCCAGGTCGGCCACGATGCGCGGTGAGGCCGAACCGACGTGGTGGACGTGGAGTTCGGCTTTGGGCAGCCCCGCGATGAAGGGGTGCAGATCGGGCATGAGGAGTCTCCGTCGGGACGCGCGTGCGGGCAGGTCTGGGGTTCATCGTAGGCAGCCCGGGGCATGTCGGTGGCAGCCCGTAGCATGGCTGTACGAGAGGGGGGCGCCGTATGACCGAACAGAGCCCCGAGCCCAGGGACCCGTGGGCGCCGCCGGAGCGGCCCGCCGTGGATCTGGGCAAGCAGCAGGGCGCGCCGGGGGGCGCTCCCGCTCCGGGCGCGCAGGGAACGCCGGGACCGCAGGGCGCTCCGGGCGCGCCGGACCCGTCGGGCGTGCACGACCAGCCGACGCTCATGGGAATGCCGGGCGCGGAGAGCGGTGGCCCGTCCTTCGGCGCGCCGCAGCCGGGGCCCGGATTCGCCCCGATACCGGGGGCGGCTCCGATACCCGGGGCGCCGTCGGCGCCCGCCTACGGGTATCCGGCGCAGCCCGCCCCGCCCGCGCCCGGTGCGCCCGGTGCCTACGGGTATCCGGTGGAACCGAACGCGTACGGCTACCAGGGCTATCCGGGATACCCCGGGTACCCGGGCCAGCCCGGCTACCCGGGCGGTTACGCGGCCCCGCGCAACGGATTCGGCGTCACCGCGCTGGTCCTCGGCATCGTGTCCGTGGTCGGCTGCATCACCAGCGTCATCGCGATGATCGTGGGCATCCTGGCCGTGGTCTTCGGCGTCCTGGGCCGCCAGCGGGCCACGCGCGGCGAGGCCAACAACGCGGGGATGGCCCTGGCCGGCCTGATCCTGGGCATCGTCGGGATCGTGCTCGGCGGGCTCATGCTCGCGGCGATCGTGACCGGCATCATGGACGAGAGCCGGAAGGACCCCTACACCACGCCGCACGACTCCCCGGCCTCGGTCTCGCAGACGCCCTTCGGCACCTGAGCCGGCGCGTTCACGGTACGGACGCGCTCACCGTACGGGCGTACAGCGTGCCCGCGCCCGTACGGTGACGGCTCACGCCTCCCAGGGCCAGCGAGCGTCGCGGCCGTCCTCCAGCAGGGACACCATGCGGAACGCCGCGTCGGTGAGCCCGCCGAAGACGTGCCGGTTGGCGCGGCCCGAGGGGCCGTGGCCCACCCGGTAACCGGCGAGGTTCCAGGTGTAGACGGGGACGTCCGGCGGTACCTGCTCGGTCGGGTCACCGGCGTGGTGGTACGCGGCCTGCTCGTCGGTGACGATCAGCACCCGGTCGTGCCCCGCGTAGTGCTTCCGTACCGCCTCGGTGGTGTCCGTGCCGCCGAGGTCGCCGAAGCGCTCCAGCAGCTTCAGGACCGACTCGCCCTTGGTGTACGGCACGACCGCGCTGCCCGTGCCGAATTCGACGAGGTCCGCGCCGGCCGCCCGCAGGGCCAGTGCCGAGCCGAAGACCGCCGCCGCGTCCGCCCGGTTGAGCTGGGAACGCTCCGACAGCGGCTCCCACATGGAGCCCGACCGGTCGACCAGGATCAGCGTCCGGCCCGGCAGCGCGGGGACGGCCCCCAGCGAGTGCCCCAGCGCCCGCTCCAGCGGGTAGGCCCAGCGCAGCGAGGGCGCGTGCTGGTAGGCGGCCAGATAGCGGAAGGGGAACTGCCGGGACCGGGCGACCGCCTCCGGGTCGCTGATCCGCTCCGCGACGGCCGCCGCCACCTCGTCCGAGACCCCCGCCCGGTCGAAGTTGCGCAGGTTCCGCAGCAGGGCCATCGATCCCATGGACGGGATGACCGCCTCCCAGGCAGCCGCGTCCAGCGGCCCCTGGAGCCAGCCGGCCAGCGCCTCCCAGGTCATCCCGGCCGCCGCGAGCCGCTCCGCGCCGCCGGGCCCGGTGACCACGCCCCGCCGCTCGTCGACGGGCAGTTCCATGAGCGCCCGGTGGGCGGTCAGGGTACGGGCGCCCTCGGGCGGGACCGCGGACTCCGGGTGGTGGCGCCGGTCCAGGGCGTACCGGAACAGCTCGCCCTGCCACGGCTTGGCCGGATCGGGTGAGGCGTGCACGAGGTTGAGGACATCGCCGAAGCGGTAGGCCCGCCCGGCGGAGGCGGTGTCGTACTTCAGCAGCGACCCGGCGGTGTAGAGACGGCGCACGGCGTCGGCGACCCCGCGCTTGACGGGCTTGGGCACGGCACGGCCGTGGGTCGCCGTCCAGTACGCGAGCAGCTCGCCGGGCTCGTCGGCCCGCCGCAGCACCGAGTCGACGACCTGCCGGTTCGAGGGCGCGTCCAGGGCTCCCGCGCCGTCGGCGCCCCCCTCAGAGCCACCTGACGCGTCGAGGCGGGCCTTGACGTACTCGGCGGCCCCGACGAGCGCCGCGGTGCGCATGTTCGCGTCCCCGCGCAGCCAGCCGAGCAGTCCGGCGGTCCACCGTGGGTCCCGGACGGCCAGCTCGCGCACCAGCGCGGTGTAGCGGTCGTCGCGCTGACCGGCGTCCTCGTGGAAGGTCCGCTGCGTCACGAAGTTGGCGACGGCCAGCAGGAAGAGTTCGGAGCGTGCGTCCCGCAGTCGGCCCCGGCCGCCCAGCGCGGTCGCGGCGGACCCGCCGGGCCCGGCGGTGGACCGTACGGGCGAGTGTGGAGCACCCTGCGGCGCGGGCGCGGGCGCGGTCGTGCGCCGATTGAAACGAGCCATGCGAATCCCCCCGAATTCGTACAAGGAAAGAGCGTGCGAGCGCGCGGGGGACGGCGAGCGTGGGGGATGCCCGAGATCAAGGTCGGTGACGGTGTAGTCGCCTGCTCTACCAGACTGAGCTACCGGCCGGAGCCGGGCGGGATTCGAACCCGCGACACATCGATCCGGAAGGAACC
This is a stretch of genomic DNA from Streptomyces sp. NBC_00536. It encodes these proteins:
- a CDS encoding glycerophosphodiester phosphodiesterase, whose product is MGVMRTLTAVGHRGDPYRVRENTLPSLRSAFERGADAVEIDVRLTRDGVPVLLHDDTLQRLWGHDVRLDAVTAPQLRELTEGRVPTLREALIATGAGRVMIDLPGASPEAVRTVVGQVRECGARDRAYYCAGGNTMLAVRAADPGAEIALTWTSLNPPRRVLIDAVTPAWLNYRFGLVERGLVDALHADGLLVSVWTPDTKRSMRRMLAAGVDSVTTNRVDALAAVRAGAGR
- a CDS encoding sensor histidine kinase → MPDWGDVTRAIRRADPRTQDLGLTLLVQLAVTMPFVVPRSAEVPPADWASYAMTTLGVLPLIWRRRAPVTVLVAILAVGGAYKLAVDGPGQPIPYAGLIAFYTVALLCTARVRLAVGALTVLAVAVSVGRGTGTARELLFTLFVSGAAYALGRLQHTRQAYTAAVEDRAAQLERANRIEAEQAAARERARIAREMHDILSHAVSIMIVQAEAGPVAVRRAPERAEAAFEAIAETGRDAMTQLRTMLGVLRTDDTSPRRPQPGIEELADLLDRVRGSGLEVAYERTGEVRALPAALEATVHRVVQEALTNVVKHAGATRVTVTLEYGPRALGVTVTDDGRGPATGAATRAAGGGHGLIGIRERAAAHGGTAESGPAPGGRGFRLRVSLAITPVTTPVTSPLEVGN
- a CDS encoding DUF4190 domain-containing protein, which codes for MTEQSPEPRDPWAPPERPAVDLGKQQGAPGGAPAPGAQGTPGPQGAPGAPDPSGVHDQPTLMGMPGAESGGPSFGAPQPGPGFAPIPGAAPIPGAPSAPAYGYPAQPAPPAPGAPGAYGYPVEPNAYGYQGYPGYPGYPGQPGYPGGYAAPRNGFGVTALVLGIVSVVGCITSVIAMIVGILAVVFGVLGRQRATRGEANNAGMALAGLILGIVGIVLGGLMLAAIVTGIMDESRKDPYTTPHDSPASVSQTPFGT
- a CDS encoding TROVE domain-containing protein: MARFNRRTTAPAPAPQGAPHSPVRSTAGPGGSAATALGGRGRLRDARSELFLLAVANFVTQRTFHEDAGQRDDRYTALVRELAVRDPRWTAGLLGWLRGDANMRTAALVGAAEYVKARLDASGGSEGGADGAGALDAPSNRQVVDSVLRRADEPGELLAYWTATHGRAVPKPVKRGVADAVRRLYTAGSLLKYDTASAGRAYRFGDVLNLVHASPDPAKPWQGELFRYALDRRHHPESAVPPEGARTLTAHRALMELPVDERRGVVTGPGGAERLAAAGMTWEALAGWLQGPLDAAAWEAVIPSMGSMALLRNLRNFDRAGVSDEVAAAVAERISDPEAVARSRQFPFRYLAAYQHAPSLRWAYPLERALGHSLGAVPALPGRTLILVDRSGSMWEPLSERSQLNRADAAAVFGSALALRAAGADLVEFGTGSAVVPYTKGESVLKLLERFGDLGGTDTTEAVRKHYAGHDRVLIVTDEQAAYHHAGDPTEQVPPDVPVYTWNLAGYRVGHGPSGRANRHVFGGLTDAAFRMVSLLEDGRDARWPWEA
- a CDS encoding adenosine deaminase — translated: MPDLHPFIAGLPKAELHVHHVGSASPRIVADLAARHPDSKVPTDPEALADYFTFTDFAHFIEVYLSVVDLIRTPDDVRLLTYEVARDMARQNIRYAELTITPYSSTRRGIEEKAFMEAIEDARKAAEAELGVILRWCFDIPGEAGLEAAAETARLAVDLRPEGLVSFGLGGPEIGVPRPQFKPYFDQARAAGLRSVPHAGETTGPGTIWDAIRDLGAERIGHGTSATQDPELLAYLAEHRIALEVCPTSNIATRAVTDLDAHPVKEMVAAGVLVTINSDDPPMFGSDLNNEYAVAARLLELDERGLARLAKNAVEASFLDPAGKAKLAAEIDAYTEAWLAP